A genome region from Nocardioides cynanchi includes the following:
- a CDS encoding aldo/keto reductase, which yields MEYTRLGNTGLEVSRITVGCMSWGDGGTTRPWTRDEAFAEETIAAALDAGINFFDTANVYSAGTSEEYTGRSLWKHADREDVVLATKVNGRMRPGPNGAGLSRKAILQEIDASLSRLETDYVDLYQIHRWDPHVPIEETMEALHDVVRAGKARYLGASSMYAWQFAKAQHVAERHGWTPFVSMQNHYNLIYREEEREMIPLCRDQGVGIIPWSPLARGRLTRPWDTSTARSETDEWGSSLYRDQDAAVVDKVHAVAERHGVSRAQVALAWLLAQPGVTSPIVGITKPEHLSDAVASVDLELTADELDELGADYEPRGIAGHQ from the coding sequence ATGGAGTACACCCGGCTCGGCAACACCGGACTCGAGGTCTCGCGGATCACCGTGGGCTGCATGAGCTGGGGTGACGGCGGGACGACGCGGCCCTGGACCCGCGACGAGGCGTTCGCGGAGGAGACCATCGCGGCCGCGCTCGACGCGGGCATCAACTTCTTCGACACCGCGAACGTCTACTCCGCCGGCACCAGCGAGGAGTACACCGGCCGCTCGCTGTGGAAGCACGCCGATCGCGAGGACGTCGTGCTCGCGACCAAGGTCAACGGCCGGATGCGACCCGGGCCGAACGGCGCCGGCCTGTCGCGCAAGGCGATCCTCCAGGAGATCGACGCCAGCCTCTCGCGGCTGGAGACCGACTACGTCGACCTCTACCAGATCCACCGGTGGGACCCGCACGTCCCGATCGAGGAGACCATGGAGGCGCTGCACGACGTGGTCCGGGCGGGCAAGGCGCGCTACCTCGGGGCGTCGTCGATGTACGCCTGGCAGTTCGCCAAGGCCCAGCACGTCGCCGAGAGGCACGGCTGGACGCCCTTCGTGTCCATGCAGAACCACTACAACCTGATCTATCGCGAGGAGGAGCGGGAGATGATCCCGCTCTGCCGGGACCAGGGCGTCGGGATCATCCCGTGGAGCCCGCTGGCGCGCGGCCGCCTGACCCGACCCTGGGACACCAGCACCGCCCGGAGCGAGACCGACGAGTGGGGGTCCTCGCTCTACCGCGACCAGGACGCGGCGGTGGTGGACAAGGTGCACGCCGTGGCCGAGCGGCACGGTGTCTCCCGGGCGCAGGTCGCCCTGGCCTGGCTGCTGGCGCAGCCCGGGGTCACCTCACCGATCGTCGGGATCACCAAGCCCGAGCACCTGAGCGACGCGGTCGCCTCGGTCGATCTCGAGCTGACCGCCGACGAGCTCGACGAGCTGGGGGCCGACTACGAGCCGCGCGGGATCGCCGGGCACCAGTAG
- a CDS encoding Rid family detoxifying hydrolase, whose protein sequence is MTRQSVSTEAAPAALGPYSQAIVAQGLVFCSGMPGIDPETGTAPEGIAAQTEQALRNLGAVLEAAGSSLANLVKTTIFYADVEDFAALNEVYARFMPDPPPARSAPAHIRLPRGLLVSIDAIATLAVE, encoded by the coding sequence ATGACCAGGCAGTCCGTGTCCACCGAGGCCGCTCCAGCCGCCCTGGGGCCCTACAGCCAGGCGATCGTCGCCCAGGGCCTCGTCTTCTGCTCGGGGATGCCCGGGATCGACCCGGAGACCGGCACGGCGCCCGAGGGCATCGCGGCCCAGACCGAGCAGGCGCTGCGCAACCTCGGTGCGGTCCTGGAGGCCGCCGGTTCCTCGCTGGCGAACCTCGTGAAGACCACGATCTTCTACGCCGACGTCGAGGACTTCGCCGCCCTGAACGAGGTGTACGCGCGGTTCATGCCCGATCCGCCACCGGCTCGCTCGGCACCCGCCCACATCCGCCTGCCCCGCGGTCTGCTGGTCTCGATCGACGCCATCGCGACGCTGGCTGTCGAGTGA